A genomic stretch from Argiope bruennichi chromosome 2, qqArgBrue1.1, whole genome shotgun sequence includes:
- the LOC129990045 gene encoding uncharacterized protein LOC129990045, producing the protein MATQQAVLEENCSYFHSVIKKWISGTFTLREHSYQFQGQENKNKINMHIPLSTICGIEKRQSSFIYACLVITIGSEKHWFSSFPNRDTVYNLLELFWRGSLLSKSYKTSSPKPKGDTPLGKELLSILHESESNLVTAANALVDQGRQLQESQVVLEDVNTDLAKAEKVLKTFNFTQSILAVKQSQSSEVEEIKTAEAVRQKHYKVTFTFSKTSKENWEKGTLIIADEIVLLDEHQNRRIVINRDTLEKFQIITPWEFCLVYSSEWVSKSCFIMCPQLSGLLKYLNSIPNLKTKIVFEESTEEIPSCSSNLPNDFKLLPLSSDESIQTGSSLSYPNSAQIQSLAEEGVISDGDIEEISSVLNNLQVLASEVSWEQKQQMEQINSLITDVEKTELRMKTDIKNIKKVT; encoded by the exons atggCTACACAACAAGCTGTTCTTGAAGAGAATTGTAGTTATTTTCATTCTGTTATCAAAAAATGGATTTCAGGCACATTCACCCTTCGAGAACATTCTTATCAATTCCAGGGAcaggaaaataagaataaaatcaatATGCATATTCCTCTGAGTACTATTTGCGGCATAGAGAAAAGGCAATCTAGTTTTATTTATGCATGTCTTGTTATAACTATTGGTTCCGAAAAACACTGGTTTTCTTCATTTCCAAATAGAGACACTGTTTATAATTTGTTAGAATTGTTTTGGAGAGGATCATTACTGTCCAAATCTTACAAGACAAGCTCTCCAAAACCAAAAGGCGATACACCCTTAGGTAAAGAGTTGTTGAGTATTTTGCATGAATCGGAATCAAATTTGGTAACTGCTGCAAATGCACTTGTAGATCAAGGAAGGCAATTACAGGAGTCTCAAGTTGTTTTAGAAGATGTAAATACAGACTTAGCTAAAGCTGAGAaggttttaaaaacattcaacttcACTCAATCCATACTAGCAGTCAAGCAGTCGCAATCATCTGAAGTAGAAGAGATTAAAACTGCAGAAGCTGTTCGACAGAAACACTATAAAGttacttttactttttcaaaGACATCTAAAGAGAATTGGGAAAAGGGTACTTTGATTATTGCTGATGAAATTGTTTTGTTGGATGAACACCAAAATAGGAGAATAGTGATTAATAGAGATACTTTGGAAAAATTTCag atCATAACACCTTGGGAATTTTGTTTAGTATATTCTTCAGAGTGGGTTTCTAAGTCATGTTTCATTATGTGTCCTCAACTTTCAGgacttctaaaatatttgaattctattcctaatctaaaaactaaaattgtgTTTGAAGAAAGCACAGAAGAAATACCTTCTTGTTCAAGTAATCTGCCCAATG atttcaaGCTTTTGCCTCTATCTTCTGATGAGTCCATTCAAACGGGATCCAGCCTATCATATCCAAATTCTGCACAAATACAATCATTAGCTGAAGAAGGTGTCATTTCAGATGGAGATATAGAAGAAATATCTAGTGTGTTGAACAATCTTCAAGTCTTGGCCTCAGAAGTCAGTTGGGAGCAAAAGCAGCAGATGGAGCAAATTAACTCACTTATTACTGATGTTGAAAAAACTGAACTTAGAATGAAAAcagatattaagaatattaagaaagtgacataa